One Castanea sativa cultivar Marrone di Chiusa Pesio chromosome 4, ASM4071231v1 DNA window includes the following coding sequences:
- the LOC142631582 gene encoding 11-beta-hydroxysteroid dehydrogenase A-like, whose product MDLLQKLLDIVLLPLTLTAILFLLPPFLFLKYLFSLKRNIRSENVANKVVLITGASSGIGEHIAYEYARRGAILALVARRENRLQIVANKAQELGSPEVIVIRADVSKDEECKHFIDETMNHFGRLDHLVNNAGVSRVDLFEDSTDIASIMDINFWGSVYSTHYAVPHLRKSKGKIVVISSSAAWLCTPRLSFYSASKAAQICFFESLRAEFGPDIGITIVTPGVTESEMTQGQFLPKIEMPWMPVESTETCAKAIVDSTCKGDMYLTKPSWMRVGFWMRVLCPEVFEWCMHSILVNRPCTHQNKDR is encoded by the exons atGGATTTGCTTCAAAAGTTATTGGACATTGTACTTCTTCCCTTAACTTTAACTGCCATCCTTTTCTTATTAccaccatttctttttctcaagTATCTgttttccttaaaaagaaatatacgcAGTGAGAACGTGGCTAACAAAGTTGTACTCATCACTGGAGCATCTTCAGGAATTGGCGAG CATATTGCTTATGAGTATGCTAGGAGAGGTGCTATTTTAGCCCTTGTTGCAAGAAGAGAGAATCGTCTTCAAATAGTCGCAAATAAAGCACAAGAACTAGGGTCTCCAGAGGTTATTGTGATACGTGCAGATGTTTCCAAGGATGAAGAATGTAAGCATTTTATTGATGAGACGATGAACCACTTTGGGCGCT TGGATCATTTGGTGAACAACGCTGGAGTATCAAGAGTGGACCTTTTTGAAGATTCAACAGACATTGCTTCCATTATG GACATAAATTTCTGGGGTTCAGTGTATAGCACCCATTATGCAGTTCCACACCTAAGAAAAAGCAAAGGAAAGATTGTTGTAATTTCTTCGTCTGCAGCATGGCTCTGTACTCCGAGATTAAGCTTCTACAGT GCAAGCAAGGCAGCCCAAATATGCTTTTTTGAGTCGCTGAGAGCTGAGTTTGGTCCAGATATTGGAATTACCATTGTAACTCCTGGAGTAACTGAGTCAGAAATGACGCAAGGCCAATTTTTACCAAAG ATTGAAATGCCTTGGATGCCAGTTGAGTCAACAGAGACGTGTGCCAAAGCAATTGTGGACAGCACTTGCAAAGGAGACATGTACTTGACTAAGCCATCTTGGATGAGGGTGGGATTTTGGATGAGGGTCTTATGTCCCGAAGTTTTTGAGTGGTGTATGCACTCAATATTAGTCAATCGCCCATGCACTCATCAAAACAAGGACCGCTAG